Part of the Sporosarcina sp. FSL K6-2383 genome is shown below.
GTCAATACCTTAGACAAATCAACATCCTCAACGAAACGTTCAACATATTCATTCGATGGACTCATTAATATTTCCTCAGGCGTCCCAATTTGAACGATTTCGCCATCTTTCATTAACGCAATCCGATCTCCAATTCGCAGTGCTTCATCTAAATCATGGGTAATGAAAATAATTGTTTTTCCCATATCATTATGAAGCTGCAATAATTCGTCTTGCATATCTTTTCGGATGAGTGGATCGAGTGCACTAAAAGCCTCATCCATTAACAAAATATCTGGACCGTTTGCAAGTGCTCTTGCAAGACCAACACGTTGCTGCATCCCACCACTTAATTGATTTGGATACTGATCCTCATAACCAGCAAGGCCAACAAGTTTCAGAGATTCTTTTGCTTTTTCCTGACGTTCCGCTTTCGCCACGCCTTGAATTTCCAGACCATATTCCGTATTTTCAAGAATTGTCTTATGCGGGAAGAGCGCAAAATTTTGAAAAACCATTCCAATTTTTTTACGTCTTACTTCACGAAGTTGCTCTTTATTCATCTTAACGATATCTTCACCATCTAGTAGGATCGTCCCCATCGTTGGGTCAATCAATCTGTTCAACAGTCTAACCAGCGTTGATTTTCCACTACCTGACAAGCCCATGATGACAAATATTTCACCATCGTAAACATCAAAGGATGCCTTTTTCACACCGACTGTAGCCCCAGTCGCTTTCAAAATCTCACTTTTCGTCTTTCCTTCATTGAGTAGCTGCGCCGCCCGTTTACTATTTTTGCCAAAAATCTTCGTCGTGTTATGCACTTCGATTTTCTTACTGGCAATTTGATCACTCATGCGTACACTCCTTACAGTTATCCATTACGCCTTGGCGTAATTACGTCCAAATTTTGAATAAGCAGGGAGTTAAATTTCTTGTAACTATTGACTCACCTGCAACACAAAAACACTTGCTGATTCAAGTTAAAACTCTAGAACACTCACAAGTATAGACTAAACAAAATAAAAATTCAACCGTTTAGACTAAGTTAATAGTTTGTACGGAAAAAACTGTTTGTATAATAATTATTATAAATTGCTTTTTTCGACAGGATATAATACGCTAGATTAAAATAACTGGATTGGCTTACGTATGCCGATGACAGTGGAGGGAAAACTTGCATGAACGGTAAAGAAAGACTTGAAAAAACGCGTGAACGGATTATTGAATCTATCGCACAAAATATACATCTTTATGGTCTGACACCTTCTTCAGGAAGGCAGTTTGCCACTATGTTTTTTCATAATGAGCCGTTGACATTAGATGATATGACGGAAGAACTTGGAATGAGTAAAACAAGCATGAGCACTTCTGTACGGGCATTATCCGATTTAAAATTAGTTGAACGGGCTTGGAAAAAAGGAGTTCGGAAAGATCTCTATCAGGTGACCGATGATTGGTATCAAAGCTTTATTGATTTATTTTCAATTAAATGGAGAAAATCGGTTAACCAGCATTCAGTCGCAATTAGAAGATCGTTAGTAGAGCTAGAAGAATTAGTCATGGACTCATCTGTTAGTGATGAAGTAAAAGAACTAGCCCATATAGATATTGAAAAATTACAATATATGCGTGATTACTATGAATGGCTCGATCGACTAGTTGATGCCTTCGAGGACCATGATATTTTCAATCTCGTACCGATTAAAAAACCATAATGAAAAGCCACTCTATCAGACTAAAAAATCTGACGGAGTGGCTTTTTGTATTCGTTGAATGAGCTTGCGCTGACAGTTTCCGGGATAAGACTGACAGTTCCCACCTGATAACTATATCACCTTCTATTCACGACTCTTTTTTCACACCGTTATAGCCGTTATCTCCAAATGGCTGTAATTTTTCTAGCCATTTATCCAACAGCTGCTCAAGGATTTTCTTTTTATTGACCCCTTGCCAATCCTTTTCATCAACCGCTTCCAATTCTACAAATTCAAACTGTTCTTTTCCGTAAAAATCCCAATCAGCTTGAAGATCCTTCAGCGTACTGACACCATTATTTAAACTAAATTTCAATCCGTTCAACGTTTTAAAATTTGGTGTAGAACCGACAAATACTTTTCCATTGGTCAAATTCTTGATTTGAAAAATTCCATAACTCGGTTTCTCTTCTTTCGCCTTCAGTTTCATTTCTTTTTTAAAATCCATTTCGCGATCCTCTCCATCTTTTAAATTGGGCCCCAGGTGATACTTACTGCCCTCACTATTACGCGTCAACAAGCCCCGATCAACTAACTCTCGCCGTAACAGCATATAATCCTCAAATATATCCACCAATATTGTGTTGACTTCTTTTTCGGCATACACCTTTCCAGGTCTAAACAGCAACGCTACATGCGCCACTAGCAGATCTCTTTCGTACTCTTTTAACTGGTACGATATCAAACGTCCATCTTCCTTGGAAAAATAACGTTCCAATTCTACAGGCGGTTTAAATGATTTCTCGATTAATTTCTGACTTATCGGTTCACTCACTACTAATTTTTGCTGCTGGTTCAATAAATTCATAGCAGCGACAAGCGTTCTAGCTTGCTTCTCTTTTTTCCGCAACGCAAAGCGATGATTGCGAACGGTCGACAGGCTACCGATTTGTAGTTCTTGCTGAATTTCCTTATCTGACTTCCCAGCATAAATAAAAGAAAGCAGTTTCGTTTGTTGGTCAGATAATCCTGTGCTCTCCCGCCCACCTTCGAGCAGACGTTCAAAAATAGTACCATGTACTTCCTCGATATGATGCTCCATAAAGCGCCAGTCTTCAAAAAGCACCTCTCCTACAGGGTAAATAACCCCTTTTGCAACCCTTTCATCACAAAACAAACAACAATAATAACGATTTTCTTCCATATACCCCATTTCCATTACTTCTACAGAAAAACCTTCTATTTTATTCACACCACAAACACCTTTCGATTAAATCTTATTTTATATAGACAATTATACATTTTATCTACTAATCAATCAATGTGGATTAAAAATAAAAACCGTACCCTGTAGGATATGGCTTTTATCACTGTTATTTACTCACTAACACTTCCAGCTCAACTGCAACATTCCCCTTAATAGCTCGACTAATCATGCAGGAGGTTTCTGCTTTTTCAGCTAATCTTTGCGCAAGTGCTTCATCTTTTTCTGTTGCATCCGATTTCAACACAATAAGCGGTTTATGGATAATTTTCTTGTAGGTAATGACACCATTCGTCACATCAACAACACCTACAGACTCCATCGTCAAAGCTTCCTTGTCTAGCTTACTGCGTTCCATCATCGCTGCTAGCGTAATGATATAACAAGTGGCCGCCGCGCCTAACAGCATTTCATCAGGGTTTGTACCAATCCCTGGGCCATCCATTTCAGGTGGGATTGACACTTCTGTTATTAAATTTCCCGCTTCAATTGTTCCTACATCATTCCGCAAGCCTGGCCAGTTTGCTGTTAAATGAAAATGGTGCTCTGCCATGTTAAATCACTCCAATGAAAGTTTGTATGATAGTTATCATTATACAACGCAAAAGTCATTCACAACGTCGTGAATGACTTCTCTTCAGTACTATTTCGAAAACACCTGACGCCACTCATCCTTTTTCGCAAGCATCTCTTGCGCAAGCTGTTGTGCACCTTCTAGGCTATGACTTGCCGCCCATCCGCACTGTACTTCATTACAGGCTGGAACTTCCGTCGCGATAACAACATTCTGCAATGTCTTTTCTAAAATAATCAAGATATCCTCGTAATCATCATGGTTGATGACAGATAAATAAAAACCGGTTTGACAGCCCATTGGACTCAAGTCGACTACTTGGTCAGAATGATTACGGATATTTTCTGCCATTAAATGCTCAATTGAATGCAAAGCAGGCATCTCCATATGCTCTTTGTTCGGTTGTTTAAAACGAATATCATATTTATAGACAACATCACCATGATTACCTTGTTTTGTACCTGCTAAACGAACAAACGGCGCAGCAACCTTCGTATGATCTAGATTAAAACTTTCAACATTCATCTTCACCATCATCATTCCTCCCATTGGTTTGTCAGTTTAATCTTGAGTTCCACTATCCCGACTTAATTACTCTACTTAACAGTCTAGTTATACCATAATTCTAATTTGAACGCCAATTTACTTTATTCAAAATAAAGGACCTCCTGATTCACTATCCAGGAGGTCCTTCATGGTTATTCAACTATAATTGTATACACTTCATGCTCGTGCAAGTCTTTGTCATCTTCAACGTGAATTTGTACGCTGTACGTTCCCGCTTGTGTAAATGCATATGTATATGCATATTCACCTGCTTCAGATTCGGTAGCGTCAATCCAATCATGTTTATCAGGATTTTCTTCATTCCAGATTTCATAGCGCACCCTTGCTTTTTCCAACGGTGTTCCATCTATTTGGAGATGAACAACGAGATCTGTCTCTACCTCCTCTTTTACATGCTCTGGCTCAACGAAATGCATTGAAAATCCTTCTGCGTGTCCATCATGATGACCTTCACCGTGATGCTCTTCGCTGTCATGCCCTTCCGCATCCTGCGCACCGCTACCGACAATCACTTTTTTCATCGGCATCGTATGCAAACCTCTTGCCGTTACATGTACTTGAATATGGAATACGCCGTCATGATCGAAAGCTGTTTCAGCTGTATATAAACCGTCTTTTTCATTGATAGATTCCATCTTCACACTGTCTTCTTTCTTGCCTTCTTCCCAAATTTCAAACAGAACTTCATCTGCATCTTCTACTGCTTCATCACCTTGTGTCACAACTGCCGCCATGTCCACAGTTCCATTCACTTCAACTTCTTCTGTCACCGTCAAATCCACAATAATTGGTTGCGGCACCTCATCAACAGCAGTATCCTTTGGTTTCTCATTGCCACATGCTGCCATCATCGCCAGCACTAGCCCTACTATAAATATCCATGATTTTTGTTTCATTCAAGTTCCCTCCATACGCTGTATTACTTAACTTAATTGAATAAATTCAGTATCATTATATACAGAAAGTAAGAAGTAAATGTGAAGTTTATCATTTCACATAGACTTCACATCTTTTTGAGAACATAATGGATGGATAAATCTCTTTTATCAATTACGCCTCGGCGTAATTGTGCCCGCAGGACGCGGGTATGCAGTCGTTGCGAATCGAACAGCAAAGGGTTCGATTTGCCATATTTCTGCGTTCTTTGCAGAAATTAAGGCACTTCCTTTCAGGATGTCGCGAACCTAGACTGCCTTCTTTTTGTGACATCCGCCGGAGGCTTAGCTTGAATTAGCGGGGAATTTGGATTCCCTCTAATTTAAATACATGTTAGCATCCATCCGTGACTTATTTTGAAGTGGATAATTCCGCTAAATCAAGCGAAACGAGGTTATTTTATGAATAAATCAACGATTATGATTATAGACGATGAAGAACAAATGAGACAATTAATCCGTACTTTGTTGGAAAAAGAAGGCTACACCGTTGTCGAAGCGACAGATGGTGTACACGCGCTGTTTTTAATCGATAAAACAGCTCCCCAATTATTAATTGTCGATGTGATGATGCCCTATATGGACGGCTTTACCTTTGCACGTGAAGTGAAGCGTAGCTCTAACGTTCCATTGATTTTTTTATCTGCAAAAGGGGAGGAATGGGACAAAGTACAAGGCTTGAAGCTTGGTGGAGATGATTATATTGTCAAACCTTTCTTACCTGACGAGTTGCTAGCAAGGGTCGAGTCTGTGTTAAGACGCTCGTATCAAAATAAACCCCTAGCTGATATTTTGAAGGTCGGACCTATTATTGTCGACACTGATGCACACACAGTGACCCTGAACGGGACACAACTATCCTTAACACCAAAGGAATTTGGTATGCTTCATTTACTTGTGAAGAACAAAGGGCGCGTTTATACGCGTGAACAGCTACTTCAGTTGATTTGGGGTGAGGATCACCAGAGCAGCGCACGGACTGTCGATACGCATATCAAGACGTTACGCCTTAAAATGGGCGATGAAGGCGATCTGATTGAAACCGTTTGGGGTCTCGGCTATAAATTCGAGGTGTGAGATGAAAAATTTAACACTAAGTAAAAAAATCTTAATCGTGCTTGGTGCCAGTATTGGCTTTTCTATTTTATTTTCCTTTTTCTTCATTTACTATTTATATTCAAAATTGTATTTAGCAAGTATTGAGGAATCTATCATCTATCAAGGTCAAA
Proteins encoded:
- a CDS encoding DUF2087 domain-containing protein, with the protein product MNKIEGFSVEVMEMGYMEENRYYCCLFCDERVAKGVIYPVGEVLFEDWRFMEHHIEEVHGTIFERLLEGGRESTGLSDQQTKLLSFIYAGKSDKEIQQELQIGSLSTVRNHRFALRKKEKQARTLVAAMNLLNQQQKLVVSEPISQKLIEKSFKPPVELERYFSKEDGRLISYQLKEYERDLLVAHVALLFRPGKVYAEKEVNTILVDIFEDYMLLRRELVDRGLLTRNSEGSKYHLGPNLKDGEDREMDFKKEMKLKAKEEKPSYGIFQIKNLTNGKVFVGSTPNFKTLNGLKFSLNNGVSTLKDLQADWDFYGKEQFEFVELEAVDEKDWQGVNKKKILEQLLDKWLEKLQPFGDNGYNGVKKES
- a CDS encoding response regulator transcription factor; amino-acid sequence: MNKSTIMIIDDEEQMRQLIRTLLEKEGYTVVEATDGVHALFLIDKTAPQLLIVDVMMPYMDGFTFAREVKRSSNVPLIFLSAKGEEWDKVQGLKLGGDDYIVKPFLPDELLARVESVLRRSYQNKPLADILKVGPIIVDTDAHTVTLNGTQLSLTPKEFGMLHLLVKNKGRVYTREQLLQLIWGEDHQSSARTVDTHIKTLRLKMGDEGDLIETVWGLGYKFEV
- a CDS encoding GbsR/MarR family transcriptional regulator; translated protein: MNGKERLEKTRERIIESIAQNIHLYGLTPSSGRQFATMFFHNEPLTLDDMTEELGMSKTSMSTSVRALSDLKLVERAWKKGVRKDLYQVTDDWYQSFIDLFSIKWRKSVNQHSVAIRRSLVELEELVMDSSVSDEVKELAHIDIEKLQYMRDYYEWLDRLVDAFEDHDIFNLVPIKKP
- a CDS encoding OsmC family protein, which produces MAEHHFHLTANWPGLRNDVGTIEAGNLITEVSIPPEMDGPGIGTNPDEMLLGAAATCYIITLAAMMERSKLDKEALTMESVGVVDVTNGVITYKKIIHKPLIVLKSDATEKDEALAQRLAEKAETSCMISRAIKGNVAVELEVLVSK
- a CDS encoding S-ribosylhomocysteine lyase, with protein sequence MVKMNVESFNLDHTKVAAPFVRLAGTKQGNHGDVVYKYDIRFKQPNKEHMEMPALHSIEHLMAENIRNHSDQVVDLSPMGCQTGFYLSVINHDDYEDILIILEKTLQNVVIATEVPACNEVQCGWAASHSLEGAQQLAQEMLAKKDEWRQVFSK
- a CDS encoding FixH family protein, coding for MKQKSWIFIVGLVLAMMAACGNEKPKDTAVDEVPQPIIVDLTVTEEVEVNGTVDMAAVVTQGDEAVEDADEVLFEIWEEGKKEDSVKMESINEKDGLYTAETAFDHDGVFHIQVHVTARGLHTMPMKKVIVGSGAQDAEGHDSEEHHGEGHHDGHAEGFSMHFVEPEHVKEEVETDLVVHLQIDGTPLEKARVRYEIWNEENPDKHDWIDATESEAGEYAYTYAFTQAGTYSVQIHVEDDKDLHEHEVYTIIVE
- a CDS encoding glycine betaine/L-proline ABC transporter ATP-binding protein encodes the protein MSDQIASKKIEVHNTTKIFGKNSKRAAQLLNEGKTKSEILKATGATVGVKKASFDVYDGEIFVIMGLSGSGKSTLVRLLNRLIDPTMGTILLDGEDIVKMNKEQLREVRRKKIGMVFQNFALFPHKTILENTEYGLEIQGVAKAERQEKAKESLKLVGLAGYEDQYPNQLSGGMQQRVGLARALANGPDILLMDEAFSALDPLIRKDMQDELLQLHNDMGKTIIFITHDLDEALRIGDRIALMKDGEIVQIGTPEEILMSPSNEYVERFVEDVDLSKVLTAGHIMIKADTVQIDRGPRVALRLMKRLGISSIYVVDKGNRLLGAVTAQDAVAATESGKTLQEVLISDLPMMSADTLLIDLFDIVSTATIPVAVVNEDNKLQGIIIRGALIGALAGDNQFINNDGVADTIEQTDSEVESNE